The proteins below are encoded in one region of Phyllopteryx taeniolatus isolate TA_2022b chromosome 11, UOR_Ptae_1.2, whole genome shotgun sequence:
- the LOC133485912 gene encoding probable E3 ubiquitin-protein ligase TRIML1, which produces YELLIHQFKVIAFQYLHHSLQELLKIHQEYLKRQREVVKDRQKNLAVQQSEITKKSYVLKESIIRKHLEIQAILDKDLRTTLSHLEAEERAAVSALDWLMERNWSLIQEIEQDLAGITVTLDHVDTHADATSFLSCLDHQGTRVRDRVPDVLNSSERCSVSLDEAKAEQIVSLTNNMLLLISSLTPTMKTLVKSYSSDVCLDPDTAHPKLLISPKGDSVTYTDTWKELPDTPSRFDTTLNVISLQSFSFGCHYWEIDVTGKTYWELGVTYPSIPRKGTAEDCWLGRGDESWCVEFFDGEYTAWHQGVPHRLLVTKHLCRIGILCNFPAGSVMFLGADDMSPLFCFCAGSFSDSLHLAVCPGHAHNGTNAKPIVICNATSHAPLV; this is translated from the exons TATGAACTGCTTATTCATCAATTTAAGGTTATTGCATTTCAATATTTGCACCATTCTCTGCAGGAGTTGTTAAAAATTCATCAAGAATATCTAAAGAGGCAGAGGGAGGTGGTGAAAGACCGACAGAAGAACCTGGCCGTGCAACAATCGGAAATCACC AAAAAGTCCTATGTGCTAAAGGAGAGCATAATAAGAAAACACCTGGAGATCCAAGCCATCCTGGATAAGGACCTGAGGACCACACTGTCACACCTGGAGGCCGAGGAGCGTGCTGCTGTCTCAGCTCTGGACTGGCTCATGGAGAGGAACTGGTCTCTGATCCAGGAGATAGAACAGGACCTGGCTGGAATCACAGTGACACTGGACCACGTGGACACGCATGCTGATGCAACG TCTTTCCTCTCATGCCTTGACCACCAAGGCACCAGGGTGAGAGACAG AGTGCCAGATGTGCTCAACAGCTCAGAGCGTTGCAGTGTGAGCTTGGATGAGGCCAAAGCTGAGCAGATTGTCAGCCTCACCAACAACATGCTTCTGCTCATCTCCTCCCTCACACCTACTATGAAGACTCTTGTGAAAAGCT ATTCGAGTGACGTGTGCTTGGATCCAGACACAGCTCATCCCAAGCTGCTTATCTCTCCTAAAGGTGACAGTGTCACCTACACAGACACGTGGAAGGAGCTTCCTGACACCCCTTCGCGCTTTGACACCACTCTTAACGTCATCAGCTTGCAAAGCTTCAGCTTTGGCTGTCATTACTGGGAGATAGACGTGACTGGCAAGACCTACTGGGAGCTTGGCGTCACGTATCCCAGCATTCCACGCAAGGGCACAGCTGAGGACTGCTGGCTGGGTCGAGGAGATGAGTCGTGGTGTGTGGAGTTTTTTGATGGGGAATATACAGCCTGGCACCAAGGCGTTCCCCATAGGCTGCTTGTCACGAAACACTTGTGTCGAATTGGAATTTTGTGTAATTTCCCAGCTGGGTCGGTGATGTTTCTCGGTGCAGATGATAtgtcaccgctgttctgcttcTGTGCAGGGAGCTTCTCCGATAGCCTCCACCTGGCCGTGTGTCCTGGCCATGCCCACAATGGAACCAATGCAAAACCAATTGTAATCTGTAATGCAACATCTCATGCTCCACTTGTTTAA